The Pseudodesulfovibrio alkaliphilus sequence CACCCTGCTCGGTTCGTCGCCGGAGATGATGGTCCGCTGCGCTGCCGGGCGACTGGAAGTCCGGCCCATCGCGGGCACCCGCTGGCGGGGCGAAACCGAGAAGGAGGACATGCGCCTTGAGGCCGAACTGCTGGCCGATCCCAAGGAACGGGCCGAGCATGTCATGCTGGTGGACCTGGGCCGCAACGATCTTGGCCGCATCTCCAAGCCGGGCACGGTCACGGTGGAGAAATTCATGAATGTCGAGCGTTTTTCCCACGTCATGCACCTGACCTCGTATGTGGAAGGGGAGTTGAAGGACGGGCTGGACGGCGTGGACGTGCTCCAGGCCACCTTCCCTGCCGGGACGCTTTCGGGTGCGCCGAAAATCCGGGCCATGGAGATCATCGCGGAAACCGAGCCCCAGGAGCGCGGCCCGTATGGCGGCTGCATCGGCTGGATGGGGCTGGACGAGGGCGTGGTCAACCTGGACACAGGCATCACCATCCGCTCCATGTGGATACGAAACGGCGTGTGCCACTGGCAGGCCGGGGCCGGAATCGTCTACGACTCCGACGCCGAGGCCGAATGGAACGAATGCCACAACAAGGCGCGAGTGCTGCTGGACGTGATTACCGGCAAGGGAGGCACCGATGTTTTTGCTGATCGATAATTTCGACTCCTTCACCTTCAACCTGGTGCAGGCTTTTCAGGTGCTGGGGGCCGAGCCGGTGGTCATCCGCAACGACAAGAACAAGGTACTCGCCCTTGCCGAAAGCGGCCGACTCACCCGCGTCTGCCTCTCGCCCGGCCCGAGCAACCCGGAGAACGCCGGGCACTGCCTGGAGTTTCTGAAGCGGCTCCCGGCCCGGGTGCCTGTGCTGGGCGTATGCCTTGGCCATCAGACTCTGGGGCATTTTGCGGGCGCCCCGGTGGTCCGTGCCGAGCGTATCATGCACGGCAAGACCTCACTGGTTCACCACCAGGGCGCTGGAATATTCGCAGGGCTTCCCAACCCCTTTGAGGTCTGCCGCTACCACTCGCTGCTTGTCCCGGCCGAAAAGGCGGCGGATGTCCTGGAGGTCACGGCCCGCACCGACCGGGGCGAGGTCATGGGCCTGGCGTACCGCGACAGACCGTGGTTCGGTGTGCAATTCCACCCCGAATCCATCCTGACCCCGCATGGTCCGAAAATACTCAAAAACTTCCTGAGCGTGGAGGGATAACGCCATGACCGTCACTGTATCCGAAATACTCGAGCTGCTGGCCCGCCGGGAGTCCCTGACCGACGAGCAGGCCGGGCTCATGTTCTCCGAGATGATGAGCGGCAACCTGACCGAAGGACAGATCGGCGCCTTTCTCATGGGCCTGCGGACCAAGGGGGAGGACTCCACGGACCTGGCTGCCGGCGTCCGCGCCGGGCTGGCGGTAGCGGTCAGAATCCCCGGCTTCGACGGCAGCCGCGAGGAGCCGGTCATAGACACCTGCGGCACGGGCGGCGACGGCCAGTGCAGCGTCAACTGCTCCACCGCCGTGTCCCTTTTCCTGGCCGACATGGGCCATACCGTGGCCAAGCACGGCAACCGCGCCCTGTCCTCATCGTGCGGTTCGGCCGACGCGCTGGAAGCCCTCGGGGTGCCGCTGGAGCAGACGCCCGAGGAGGCGGCCAGGAGCCTTGAGGAGCACCACTTCGCCTTCCTCTTCGCTCCGGCCTACCATCCGGCCTTCAAGCACGTCATGCCGGTTCGCCGCCAGCTCGGCATCCGCACCCTGTTCAACCTCATGGGCCCGCTGCTCAACCCGGCCCGCCCATCGCACCAGCTACTCGGCGTGGGCGCACCCGACAAGCTCCACCTCATGGGCGAGACCCTGCTGCTGACAGGCGTACGCCGCGCCCTCATCTTCGCCGGAGCGGGCGGTTTCGACGAGCTGACCACCTGGGGCGTCAACCGGGGCTACCTGATCAACGACGATGTCATGGAAAAGATCACTGTCAATCCCGAGAAACTCGGTTTCGCTCCCCATGCGCCCGAGGACGTGCGCGTCGGCGGCAAGGACGATGCCGTGGCCAAACTACGCGAAGTCCTCGCGGGCACCGGCCCCAGGGCCATGATGGACATGGTTGCCCTCAATCTGGCAGGGTGCCTCCACCTTCTCGACCAAGGCACCA is a genomic window containing:
- a CDS encoding anthranilate synthase component II, giving the protein MFLLIDNFDSFTFNLVQAFQVLGAEPVVIRNDKNKVLALAESGRLTRVCLSPGPSNPENAGHCLEFLKRLPARVPVLGVCLGHQTLGHFAGAPVVRAERIMHGKTSLVHHQGAGIFAGLPNPFEVCRYHSLLVPAEKAADVLEVTARTDRGEVMGLAYRDRPWFGVQFHPESILTPHGPKILKNFLSVEG
- the trpD gene encoding anthranilate phosphoribosyltransferase — protein: MTVTVSEILELLARRESLTDEQAGLMFSEMMSGNLTEGQIGAFLMGLRTKGEDSTDLAAGVRAGLAVAVRIPGFDGSREEPVIDTCGTGGDGQCSVNCSTAVSLFLADMGHTVAKHGNRALSSSCGSADALEALGVPLEQTPEEAARSLEEHHFAFLFAPAYHPAFKHVMPVRRQLGIRTLFNLMGPLLNPARPSHQLLGVGAPDKLHLMGETLLLTGVRRALIFAGAGGFDELTTWGVNRGYLINDDVMEKITVNPEKLGFAPHAPEDVRVGGKDDAVAKLREVLAGTGPRAMMDMVALNLAGCLHLLDQGTMRECADMARDIVNNGLTKGIPNAG